From a single Bryobacter aggregatus MPL3 genomic region:
- a CDS encoding M28 family peptidase — MRKLVAALLCSTLLPAQAPVPPIAGFTPDSAKRELELESKFDQAVNRQNFQQWLKRMSAKPHHVGSPASKATAEFIAEQFKSWGYETRIETFYPLFPTPKTRLLEMVAPTRYTAKIEEPAVEGDETSKIKDGSLPVYHAYSTDGDVTGDLVYVNYGLPDDYKRLAEMGIDVRGKIVLARYGGSWRGIKPKVAAENGAIGCLIYSDPRDDGYFQGDVYPQGPYRPAQGAQRGSVMDMPVYPGDPLTPGTAATDPNRKPDPKQASTVTKIPVMPISYGDAEPLLRALTGPVAPAEWRGALPLTYHVGPGPAKVHLKLEFDWKLAPTYNVVAMLKGATKPDQWVLRGNHHDGWNFGAHDPLSGMIAEMEEARVIGELAKSGWRPARTIVFLAWDGEEPALLGSTEWVEKHAEELREHAVAYINSDGTGRGFMGIAGASTMELFATQAARDVTDPQTQVSVLDRYLASRKVAGSEAEFRIAPLGSGSDYTAFQHHLGIPSLNIGFGGEGGGGVYHSAYDSYDHYTRFVDPDFQYVKATAQLGGRMMLRLANADWLPFRAEATSRAVRGWTNEVVRLADDMRSSTAKRNDLITSGAMKLAADPRKPYVAPAPEAAVPFLNFAPLLNATAHLERATVALGKVDPGKLSEAKRKSFEDSIRVAEQRFLNPGGLPRRPWFRHVLHAPGFYTGYGVKTLPGVREALEQRYWQEAETQIGLTATAINAYADWLEAAAKKATE; from the coding sequence ATGCGCAAACTTGTCGCTGCTCTTTTGTGTTCGACACTCCTGCCGGCACAAGCGCCGGTGCCGCCGATCGCCGGCTTCACTCCCGATTCCGCCAAGCGGGAGTTGGAGTTGGAAAGCAAATTCGATCAGGCCGTAAATCGCCAGAACTTCCAGCAATGGCTCAAGCGGATGTCGGCTAAGCCCCATCACGTCGGTTCTCCGGCCAGCAAGGCGACGGCTGAGTTTATCGCCGAGCAGTTCAAGAGCTGGGGCTACGAGACGCGCATCGAAACGTTTTATCCGTTGTTTCCAACGCCCAAGACTCGGCTGCTCGAAATGGTCGCCCCCACCCGCTACACCGCCAAAATCGAAGAGCCTGCCGTAGAAGGCGACGAGACAAGCAAGATCAAAGATGGCAGTTTGCCGGTTTATCATGCCTATTCGACTGACGGCGATGTCACCGGCGATCTGGTTTATGTGAATTACGGCCTGCCGGATGATTACAAGCGCCTCGCGGAGATGGGCATCGATGTACGCGGCAAAATTGTGCTGGCGCGCTACGGCGGATCCTGGCGAGGTATCAAGCCGAAGGTGGCCGCAGAGAACGGCGCCATCGGCTGCCTGATTTACTCCGACCCGCGCGACGACGGCTATTTCCAGGGCGATGTCTATCCCCAAGGACCTTACCGGCCTGCCCAGGGAGCACAACGCGGCAGTGTCATGGATATGCCGGTTTATCCTGGCGATCCGCTCACTCCGGGCACCGCAGCAACAGACCCGAATCGCAAGCCCGATCCGAAGCAGGCCTCGACGGTCACCAAGATTCCGGTGATGCCGATTTCTTATGGCGATGCCGAACCCTTGCTGCGCGCCCTGACCGGCCCCGTCGCGCCTGCCGAATGGCGCGGCGCGTTGCCCCTCACCTATCACGTAGGCCCTGGGCCGGCAAAGGTGCATCTAAAGCTCGAATTCGACTGGAAGCTCGCCCCCACCTATAACGTCGTAGCGATGCTGAAGGGTGCAACCAAGCCAGACCAATGGGTGTTGCGCGGCAATCACCATGACGGGTGGAACTTTGGGGCGCACGATCCGCTGTCGGGAATGATCGCCGAGATGGAAGAGGCCCGCGTCATCGGAGAGCTGGCCAAGAGCGGCTGGCGTCCGGCCCGCACCATAGTCTTTCTGGCCTGGGATGGGGAAGAGCCGGCCTTGCTCGGTTCCACCGAGTGGGTTGAAAAGCATGCTGAGGAATTGCGGGAACATGCGGTGGCTTATATCAACTCCGATGGGACGGGACGAGGCTTTATGGGCATCGCCGGCGCTTCCACAATGGAACTATTTGCAACGCAGGCAGCACGGGATGTGACCGATCCGCAGACGCAAGTATCAGTGCTCGATCGCTACCTCGCCTCGCGCAAAGTGGCCGGAAGCGAAGCGGAGTTCCGCATTGCGCCGCTCGGTTCTGGTTCGGACTACACGGCCTTCCAGCACCATCTCGGGATTCCGAGTCTCAACATCGGATTCGGCGGCGAGGGCGGCGGAGGCGTGTACCACTCTGCCTACGACTCCTACGATCACTACACGCGCTTTGTCGACCCGGACTTTCAATACGTGAAGGCGACCGCGCAATTGGGCGGCCGCATGATGCTGAGGCTGGCCAATGCGGACTGGCTCCCCTTCCGCGCAGAAGCAACTTCACGCGCCGTCCGCGGATGGACCAACGAGGTGGTCAGACTGGCCGACGACATGCGCAGCAGCACGGCGAAACGAAATGACCTGATCACGAGTGGTGCAATGAAGTTAGCCGCCGATCCACGTAAGCCCTACGTGGCCCCCGCGCCGGAAGCCGCAGTGCCGTTCCTGAACTTTGCGCCGTTGCTGAATGCGACGGCCCACCTGGAGCGGGCGACGGTGGCCTTGGGCAAGGTTGATCCGGGCAAGTTAAGCGAAGCGAAACGCAAGAGTTTCGAGGATTCGATTCGAGTCGCGGAGCAGCGCTTCCTGAATCCGGGTGGGCTGCCGAGGCGGCCCTGGTTCCGGCATGTACTGCATGCGCCGGGCTTCTATACCGGCTATGGCGTCAAGACGCTGCCAGGCGTGAGAGAAGCGCTGGAACAGCGCTACTGGCAGGAAGCCGAAACGCAAATCGGACTGACCGCGACAGCCATCAACGCTTATGCCGACTGGCTGGAGGCAGCGGCAAAGAAGGCAACCGAGTAG
- a CDS encoding FtsX-like permease family protein, producing MAFRFELFIAQRYLKAKRRQAAISVITAISIAGVAAGVMALVIAIAINNGFRTTLQKNLLGATAHVTVTERIAGAGISDWRELSKKLAALPGTIEASPALYEKVFVNAGPSSSGAIIKGLDLTSPRLQKDLVPFIKQGSLDNLRQTESDLPQLLIGSKLAESLGLQVGNYLQVINPMGELTPFGPRPSYHRLRIAGIVETGFYDVDANFTFMNLPELQKMMSLGDVVNAVEIKIADIEAAPAFAEIAQKAAGTKYIATNWMEQNRQLLGALKMERIVSLITIGLIQLVAALNIFITLIMMVMEKQRDIAILLSMGTRTDQIRRIFIYQGLLIGVMGSAIGLALGYGISFVADHYRLIELSEEIYSIPYVPFQPNPLDALWITAFALAVSLVATLYPANSATKVAPAESLRYE from the coding sequence GTGGCTTTCCGCTTCGAACTGTTTATCGCGCAACGCTACCTCAAGGCCAAGAGGCGTCAGGCAGCGATCTCTGTCATTACTGCGATTTCGATCGCAGGAGTCGCTGCCGGCGTCATGGCGCTGGTGATTGCGATCGCGATTAATAACGGTTTTCGCACTACGCTCCAAAAGAATCTGCTCGGCGCCACAGCGCATGTCACTGTCACCGAGCGGATTGCCGGAGCGGGTATTTCCGACTGGCGGGAGCTGTCGAAGAAACTGGCCGCTCTGCCTGGGACGATTGAAGCCTCTCCTGCTCTCTATGAGAAGGTTTTCGTCAATGCGGGCCCTTCCAGTTCGGGCGCGATTATCAAGGGGCTCGATCTCACCAGTCCCCGGCTGCAGAAAGATCTGGTGCCCTTCATCAAGCAGGGTAGTCTGGACAATCTGCGCCAAACGGAGAGCGATCTGCCGCAGCTTCTGATTGGTTCCAAGCTCGCTGAATCGTTGGGGCTTCAGGTGGGCAACTATCTGCAAGTGATCAATCCGATGGGCGAACTGACGCCCTTTGGCCCACGGCCCTCCTACCACCGCCTGCGCATTGCCGGTATTGTCGAAACCGGTTTTTACGATGTCGACGCGAATTTCACCTTTATGAATCTGCCCGAGCTGCAAAAGATGATGTCGCTGGGCGATGTCGTCAATGCGGTGGAGATCAAGATCGCCGACATTGAGGCGGCGCCTGCCTTTGCCGAAATCGCGCAGAAGGCGGCAGGCACCAAGTACATTGCAACGAACTGGATGGAGCAGAACCGCCAACTCCTCGGGGCACTCAAGATGGAACGGATCGTAAGCCTGATCACCATCGGACTGATCCAGTTGGTAGCCGCGCTGAATATCTTCATCACGCTGATCATGATGGTGATGGAGAAGCAGCGCGACATCGCGATCCTTCTTTCGATGGGCACACGCACGGATCAGATCCGGCGCATCTTCATCTATCAGGGCCTGCTGATTGGAGTGATGGGTTCTGCGATCGGGCTCGCGCTCGGCTACGGAATCAGCTTTGTGGCGGATCATTACCGTCTCATCGAACTGAGCGAGGAGATTTATTCGATCCCCTACGTTCCCTTTCAGCCGAATCCGCTTGACGCACTTTGGATTACGGCGTTTGCGTTAGCGGTGTCGCTGGTGGCGACGCTGTACCCTGCGAACTCTGCTACGAAGGTGGCACCGGCGGAATCGCTGCGCTATGAGTAG
- a CDS encoding class I SAM-dependent methyltransferase: MRVSPALQHFVRSLDSSRELRLLDLGGANAANIAFMTQLGSRLYSEDFFATLEDCFGDGDFYENQRDPARVDSFLIQTFSEQRGPFDGALVWDCLQFLRPSLLEKTIDHLHRVLEPGAHLLAYFYNDERAVNIPQFHFKINDENGLSMTQRGEMPPGQAFSNRAIEKVFEDFASTKFFLSRDNVREILVRR, from the coding sequence ATGCGTGTTAGTCCCGCACTCCAGCATTTCGTGCGTTCGCTCGATTCGTCTCGTGAGTTGCGGTTGCTCGACTTAGGCGGCGCCAACGCCGCCAATATCGCCTTCATGACCCAATTGGGTTCCCGTCTCTATTCAGAGGATTTCTTTGCCACGCTCGAAGATTGCTTCGGCGATGGTGATTTCTACGAAAACCAGCGCGATCCGGCCCGGGTGGACAGTTTTCTGATCCAAACTTTTTCAGAACAGCGCGGGCCTTTTGACGGCGCTCTGGTCTGGGACTGTCTCCAGTTTCTGCGTCCATCGCTGCTGGAGAAAACCATCGATCACCTGCATCGCGTTCTTGAACCCGGTGCTCATCTCCTCGCTTATTTCTACAACGATGAGCGTGCCGTGAACATTCCGCAGTTCCACTTCAAGATCAACGACGAGAATGGACTGAGCATGACCCAGCGGGGCGAAATGCCTCCCGGACAGGCTTTTTCCAACCGGGCGATCGAGAAGGTTTTTGAAGACTTTGCTTCGACAAAGTTCTTCCTGAGCCGCGACAATGTCCGCGAAATTCTCGTCCGGCGCTAA
- a CDS encoding bactofilin family protein, producing MPMQTMPSRYDENPSPSRAATIGKGVSITGQIYSKEDLIIDGEVDGTVEAHEHKLTVGPNGKLKASIKAKDIVILGTVQGNVEATEKMEIRKDARLVGDIKTARISIEDGAIFKGSIDIIRTEAPKAAAPRPQPVAQSPAQQTMTASAGGEGKR from the coding sequence ATGCCGATGCAAACAATGCCCTCCCGTTATGACGAAAACCCCTCTCCCTCTCGTGCTGCAACGATTGGAAAAGGTGTTTCTATCACAGGACAGATCTACTCAAAAGAAGATCTCATCATCGATGGTGAAGTCGATGGTACGGTCGAGGCACATGAGCACAAATTGACCGTCGGCCCGAACGGAAAGCTGAAAGCCAGCATCAAGGCTAAGGATATCGTGATCCTCGGCACCGTTCAGGGAAACGTCGAAGCTACCGAGAAAATGGAGATCCGGAAAGACGCCCGTCTTGTTGGTGATATTAAAACCGCCCGCATTTCGATCGAAGATGGCGCGATTTTCAAAGGCTCCATCGACATCATCCGCACGGAAGCCCCCAAGGCCGCTGCACCTCGTCCCCAACCGGTAGCGCAGTCTCCGGCACAACAGACAATGACTGCCTCCGCAGGTGGTGAAGGGAAGCGCTAG
- a CDS encoding ABC transporter ATP-binding protein — protein sequence MIECRGLGVRYGEFEALRNFDLDLLPGQAVVLVGPNGAGKSSCLKVLAGLETESTGTLQVMGQRPKSAPRAWRNALGVMPEHLGLFEALSIEEHMKLHADLYQLPAAGVRIAEILELLGLSEGRTRFAAACSYGMRKKTALGLAVLHSPKLMILDEPFEGLDPASCETVLALLLEMKRRGAAMIVSSHMLLHVERLADEVLLLSGGEVVWRSAAIGEGELRQHYLDVVKAKALPGMEWL from the coding sequence GTGATCGAGTGTAGAGGGCTCGGCGTCCGATATGGGGAATTCGAGGCGCTGCGGAATTTCGATTTGGATTTGCTGCCGGGGCAAGCAGTAGTACTGGTGGGCCCCAACGGGGCGGGAAAGTCGAGTTGCCTGAAGGTTCTGGCAGGTCTCGAAACTGAAAGTACAGGAACGCTGCAAGTGATGGGGCAACGGCCCAAGAGTGCGCCTCGCGCCTGGCGCAACGCGCTCGGTGTGATGCCGGAGCATCTGGGGCTCTTTGAAGCGTTAAGTATCGAAGAGCACATGAAGCTCCACGCGGACCTCTACCAGTTGCCCGCGGCAGGAGTGCGCATTGCAGAAATCCTCGAGTTGCTCGGCTTGAGCGAGGGTCGGACCCGATTCGCCGCCGCTTGCAGCTACGGCATGCGCAAGAAAACAGCGCTCGGGCTCGCCGTCCTGCACTCGCCGAAACTGATGATTCTCGATGAGCCCTTTGAAGGGCTGGACCCCGCCAGTTGCGAGACCGTCCTCGCGCTACTCCTCGAGATGAAACGGCGCGGCGCGGCGATGATTGTCAGTTCGCACATGCTGCTCCATGTGGAGAGGCTGGCAGACGAAGTGCTGTTGCTCAGCGGGGGCGAAGTGGTGTGGCGGAGTGCCGCCATCGGCGAGGGGGAACTGCGTCAGCACTATCTCGATGTTGTCAAGGCAAAGGCTCTGCCCGGCATGGAGTGGCTCTAG
- a CDS encoding response regulator transcription factor — protein MRILVVEDEKRIADFLGRGLESASYAVDIAPDGQTALELVHGTDYDLVILDMMLPDMDGLRVLEKIRNRKTNPPVLILSARGAVEDRVKGLELGADDYLTKPFAFVELLARVRVLLRRGQPTPEKLIVGELSLDCIRRKVTRSGDNIDLAPKEFSILEYLMRNKGRPLSRTMIVEHVWDMDYDGLTNIVDVYIRHLRSKIDDRYPAKLIHTVRGVGYMLELPEGRGDKSNS, from the coding sequence ATGCGCATTCTGGTTGTTGAAGACGAGAAGAGAATTGCAGACTTTCTGGGCCGCGGACTGGAGAGTGCAAGCTATGCCGTGGATATTGCACCAGACGGGCAAACAGCGCTCGAACTGGTGCATGGAACAGATTATGATCTCGTGATTCTCGACATGATGCTGCCTGACATGGATGGCCTTCGCGTGCTTGAGAAAATCCGGAACCGGAAGACCAATCCCCCCGTGCTGATCTTGAGTGCGCGTGGAGCCGTTGAGGATCGGGTGAAGGGCTTGGAGTTGGGCGCCGACGATTATCTGACCAAGCCTTTTGCTTTTGTCGAATTACTCGCTCGCGTGCGAGTGCTGCTCCGCAGAGGACAACCGACTCCCGAAAAACTGATCGTCGGTGAGTTGAGCTTGGATTGCATCCGCCGCAAAGTCACGCGAAGCGGCGACAACATCGATCTGGCCCCGAAAGAATTTTCGATTCTCGAGTATCTGATGCGCAACAAGGGCCGCCCCTTGAGCCGGACCATGATTGTCGAGCATGTCTGGGATATGGACTATGACGGCCTGACCAATATCGTCGACGTCTACATTCGCCACCTGCGCAGTAAGATTGACGATCGCTATCCGGCAAAGCTGATCCATACGGTCCGCGGTGTGGGATACATGCTGGAACTTCCAGAAGGCCGGGGCGATAAATCGAACAGCTAA
- a CDS encoding sensor histidine kinase, which yields MWRKRIFKGLRFRLALSYVIFFALLLTAFGFVLRGMLRNVVEGTVQGLLEEEWAACKGFLHITPAGKIAWKYDPNDKEEAAIVERLRLVYMIANDKGEVLESSELYRELGFDSPAIITQVMSDTKPSYTFQPNLRGQIFMVRQGILREKDARYFVALGRNFTPSLHVVNEFSLDYFSAVPIIILTAAGLGWLLAGRALQPVADVAAEVEKLSGSNLNLRVSPRGAGDELDHMIETFNGMVSRLEKSFQEIRQFSTDVSHELRTPITVVRGQLEVALMTAKTDEELRCAIESALLDIERLSQIIRALLQLAKAEGGQTALQMMDVDLVSLVSEVVSDLQIPALDRQVKLRALLPRQAIISGDRIQIERLLYNLIDNGIKYTREGGFVEVEIEVLESTGKILIEIRDNGRGIAPEHLPHLFDRLYRVPSRESGTEKGLGLGLSFVSWIVKAHNGEIQVRSELDKGTVFTVTFPIKAAEVKSVAEYGNQRETAGRYSNS from the coding sequence ATGTGGCGCAAGCGGATCTTCAAAGGACTTCGATTCCGGCTTGCGCTCAGTTATGTCATCTTCTTTGCGTTACTGCTGACGGCATTTGGTTTTGTGCTGCGAGGCATGCTGCGGAATGTTGTCGAAGGCACCGTGCAAGGCCTGCTGGAAGAAGAATGGGCCGCCTGCAAAGGCTTTCTCCACATCACACCCGCAGGGAAAATCGCCTGGAAGTACGACCCGAACGACAAAGAAGAAGCCGCCATCGTCGAACGTCTCCGGCTGGTCTACATGATCGCCAACGACAAAGGCGAAGTCTTGGAGAGTTCTGAGCTCTACCGCGAGCTGGGCTTTGACAGTCCGGCCATCATCACGCAAGTGATGTCCGACACGAAACCCAGCTACACCTTCCAGCCGAATCTCCGCGGACAGATTTTCATGGTGCGCCAGGGAATTCTGAGAGAGAAGGATGCCCGTTACTTTGTCGCGCTCGGCCGCAATTTCACGCCTAGCCTCCATGTGGTGAATGAGTTCAGCCTCGATTATTTTTCGGCCGTCCCCATCATCATTCTCACGGCCGCCGGGCTCGGCTGGCTACTCGCCGGCAGAGCACTCCAACCAGTGGCCGATGTCGCGGCAGAAGTGGAGAAGTTGTCCGGCAGCAACCTGAATCTGCGGGTCTCTCCGCGCGGTGCTGGCGACGAGCTCGACCACATGATCGAGACTTTCAACGGCATGGTGAGCCGGCTGGAGAAGAGCTTCCAGGAGATCCGCCAATTCTCGACAGATGTCTCGCATGAGTTGCGGACTCCGATTACCGTCGTACGGGGGCAGTTGGAAGTAGCCCTCATGACGGCGAAAACGGATGAGGAACTCCGCTGCGCCATCGAATCGGCACTGCTCGACATTGAACGTCTCTCGCAGATCATCCGCGCATTGTTGCAACTGGCCAAGGCCGAAGGGGGACAGACGGCCCTCCAGATGATGGACGTGGACCTCGTTTCACTTGTCTCCGAAGTGGTCAGCGACCTCCAGATTCCCGCCCTCGACCGCCAGGTGAAATTGCGGGCGCTCCTCCCCCGCCAGGCCATCATTAGCGGCGATCGCATTCAGATTGAACGGTTGCTCTACAACCTCATCGATAACGGCATCAAGTACACCCGGGAGGGTGGATTTGTGGAGGTCGAGATCGAAGTATTGGAAAGTACCGGGAAAATTTTGATCGAGATTCGAGACAATGGAAGAGGAATCGCGCCGGAACATCTTCCCCATCTCTTTGACCGGCTCTATCGCGTGCCGAGCCGGGAGAGTGGGACAGAAAAAGGGCTGGGATTGGGGCTCAGTTTTGTCTCGTGGATCGTCAAGGCGCACAACGGAGAGATTCAGGTCAGAAGCGAGCTGGACAAGGGAACCGTATTCACGGTGACGTTCCCGATCAAGGCTGCCGAGGTCAAAAGCGTAGCGGAATATGGAAATCAAAGAGAGACAGCGGGAAGGTATTCGAATTCTTGA
- a CDS encoding STAS domain-containing protein: protein MEIKERQREGIRILDLIGSLVAGEPCQMLRDHATRGLENHPRVVLNLAGVDYIDSSGLGMLVNCFSTLEKAGGGMRVLSPSERDMELMVLTKLATVFQVFDDEQEAVNSFFPEREIKKFDILSFVQEQRRLKEKQ from the coding sequence ATGGAAATCAAAGAGAGACAGCGGGAAGGTATTCGAATTCTTGACCTCATTGGGTCACTGGTCGCCGGGGAACCATGCCAGATGCTGCGGGATCATGCCACACGCGGTCTGGAGAATCATCCGCGAGTCGTACTGAATCTGGCGGGAGTCGACTACATTGATTCCAGCGGTCTGGGGATGCTCGTCAACTGTTTTTCCACCTTGGAGAAGGCGGGCGGCGGAATGCGCGTGCTGAGTCCGTCGGAACGCGACATGGAATTGATGGTGTTGACGAAACTGGCGACGGTATTCCAGGTTTTCGATGATGAGCAGGAAGCGGTCAACAGCTTCTTTCCGGAGCGTGAGATCAAGAAGTTTGACATTCTCAGCTTTGTACAGGAACAGCGGCGTTTGAAGGAAAAGCAGTAG
- the nuoI gene encoding NADH-quinone oxidoreductase subunit NuoI has protein sequence MALITDILNNAAAVAKGMGVTIKEMLQPTVTENYPDAPAVLQERYRGVHVLQRDENGLEKCVGCFLCAAACPANCIYIEAAENTAEGRISGGERYASVYNIDYSRCIFCGYCVEACPTDAITHGHDFEIASYNTSTLVYRKEQLLTPLPANFKPLVVKEEASTGGH, from the coding sequence ATGGCATTGATTACAGATATTCTCAACAACGCGGCCGCTGTCGCCAAAGGCATGGGCGTCACGATCAAGGAGATGCTCCAGCCGACGGTGACGGAGAATTATCCCGATGCGCCCGCCGTGTTGCAGGAACGCTATCGCGGTGTGCACGTGCTGCAGCGCGACGAGAACGGGCTGGAAAAGTGTGTGGGCTGCTTCTTGTGCGCCGCCGCTTGCCCCGCAAACTGCATTTACATTGAAGCGGCCGAAAACACCGCCGAGGGCCGCATCAGCGGCGGCGAGCGCTATGCAAGCGTCTACAACATCGATTATTCCCGCTGCATCTTCTGCGGCTATTGCGTCGAGGCTTGCCCGACCGATGCAATCACCCATGGCCATGATTTCGAAATTGCCAGCTACAACACCTCCACACTGGTCTATCGCAAGGAACAATTGCTGACGCCGCTCCCTGCAAACTTCAAGCCGCTTGTGGTGAAAGAAGAAGCAAGCACCGGCGGCCATTAG
- a CDS encoding amylo-alpha-1,6-glucosidase yields MRADSLIDAPVCQDLSQSSQLEWLDTNRMGAYAMGTVAGIRTRRYHGLLNSPRKPGSPTYVWLSCLEETLRMDGERYELAAQDYAGLVRPRGFELLGEFRLGPNPTWLYRIGEATLQKEVMLIDGMPAVLVRYCCSEDADLEVRPFFAGRPHHELVQAATAGDWSIEHTWDQVRIHGRNGSLHLRSDAREFQEDAHWYHRFQYAVELQRGLDHQEDLWTPGLLHFHLRADTWAYFVCGLEDVGALDPLQVMRWVEAKENRFPTPASPAAKLSNAAEHFIFEQAGRRSVIAGFPWFTDWGRDTFIALPGLFLARGKIEAAAAVIDGFLTLRHEGLIPNRITDDGQTPEYNSVDATLWLYIAVWEWLQAGGNREVFQDRFYAPMRDMLLTMARGTIHSIACDPNDGLLTEGSADTQLTWMDARWNGIAITPRYGKAVEINALWYNALRLMTEWARERGEFTTEVRFGEMANRAISGFTRSFWNPSKACLYDVIRPDFADGRVRPNQLFALSLPFPLAIRSKAESILQVVDQQLLTPFGLRTLAPGEEDYEGRYEGGPESRDRAYHQGTVWPWLFGPYGRACLRVRRETGPERERLRSLLQPLLQHMGRGCLGQLPEVFDGDAPHRPGGTPAQAWSVAEILWLLEKELAS; encoded by the coding sequence ATGCGCGCCGATTCTCTGATCGACGCTCCCGTTTGCCAAGACCTTTCGCAGTCAAGCCAACTGGAGTGGCTTGACACCAACCGGATGGGTGCTTATGCCATGGGCACCGTCGCGGGAATCCGCACCCGCCGTTACCATGGCCTTCTGAATTCCCCCCGCAAACCCGGAAGTCCGACTTACGTCTGGCTGAGCTGCCTCGAAGAAACACTGAGGATGGACGGCGAGCGCTACGAATTGGCGGCGCAAGATTACGCCGGTCTGGTACGCCCGCGTGGCTTTGAGCTGCTGGGCGAATTCCGGCTGGGTCCCAATCCCACCTGGCTCTACCGTATCGGCGAAGCGACACTGCAAAAAGAAGTCATGCTGATCGACGGCATGCCTGCCGTTCTGGTGCGCTACTGCTGCTCAGAAGACGCGGACTTGGAAGTGCGGCCCTTTTTTGCAGGACGCCCTCATCATGAGCTCGTACAAGCAGCCACGGCCGGAGATTGGTCCATCGAACACACCTGGGATCAAGTCCGGATCCATGGCCGCAACGGGTCGCTTCACTTGCGAAGCGACGCCCGCGAATTCCAGGAAGACGCGCACTGGTATCACCGCTTTCAATATGCTGTCGAGCTGCAACGAGGCCTCGATCACCAGGAGGACCTCTGGACTCCGGGCCTGCTGCATTTCCATCTGCGTGCCGATACCTGGGCCTATTTCGTATGCGGCCTTGAGGATGTTGGCGCGCTCGATCCCCTACAAGTGATGCGCTGGGTGGAGGCCAAAGAGAATCGTTTCCCGACGCCTGCCAGCCCTGCCGCCAAACTCAGCAACGCCGCCGAACACTTCATCTTCGAGCAGGCGGGCAGACGTAGTGTCATCGCCGGATTCCCCTGGTTCACCGACTGGGGCCGGGACACTTTCATCGCTCTGCCCGGGCTCTTTCTCGCTCGCGGCAAAATCGAAGCGGCCGCCGCAGTGATCGACGGGTTCCTGACGCTGCGGCACGAGGGCCTGATTCCCAATCGCATCACCGATGACGGTCAAACTCCTGAGTACAACTCCGTAGACGCCACCCTGTGGCTCTACATTGCAGTATGGGAGTGGCTGCAGGCCGGAGGGAATCGCGAAGTCTTCCAGGACCGCTTCTATGCGCCCATGCGCGACATGCTGCTCACCATGGCACGGGGAACGATCCATTCCATCGCCTGCGACCCGAACGATGGGTTGCTCACGGAGGGCTCCGCCGACACCCAGTTGACCTGGATGGATGCCCGCTGGAATGGCATCGCCATTACGCCCCGTTACGGCAAGGCCGTGGAAATCAACGCACTCTGGTACAACGCGCTGCGCTTGATGACGGAATGGGCGCGTGAGCGGGGAGAGTTCACAACGGAAGTCCGGTTCGGAGAAATGGCCAACCGGGCCATCAGCGGCTTTACTCGCTCGTTCTGGAACCCCAGCAAGGCTTGTCTCTACGATGTGATTCGCCCGGACTTCGCCGATGGACGCGTGCGCCCAAATCAGTTGTTCGCGCTCTCGCTTCCCTTCCCGCTGGCCATCCGCAGCAAGGCGGAATCGATCCTCCAAGTCGTAGACCAGCAGTTGCTAACGCCATTCGGATTGCGCACCCTCGCACCGGGTGAAGAAGACTACGAGGGACGCTATGAGGGCGGGCCAGAATCGCGCGATCGCGCCTACCACCAGGGAACCGTCTGGCCGTGGTTGTTCGGTCCCTATGGGCGAGCCTGTCTGCGTGTGCGGCGCGAAACCGGCCCCGAGCGGGAGCGCCTGCGTAGCCTGCTGCAGCCGCTGTTGCAGCACATGGGACGGGGTTGCCTGGGCCAGCTTCCCGAGGTCTTCGACGGGGATGCGCCCCATCGTCCCGGCGGAACTCCGGCACAAGCGTGGAGTGTTGCGGAAATTCTCTGGCTGCTCGAAAAAGAACTGGCATCCTAG